One Mustelus asterias chromosome 10, sMusAst1.hap1.1, whole genome shotgun sequence DNA window includes the following coding sequences:
- the LOC144500020 gene encoding uncharacterized protein LOC144500020, whose protein sequence is METFPVNPNLEPKDEVDTDMTKQSLELQSVHRCSYTSKRLLKLNTPYRRFKKQNRKSKWSDDCLELECSIASPSYRPKCMKTVGSSTWTTDPKLADLTYKPVTIVGLSLGPTMMGANAPLSPMTVQEDFNIYLKQNMGSVLLPRLIPSADCEETSSKSAREIGNDVSCSEQLTEEAKSHIQQGEEHGYVKIIAGAIVKNQNEEEKVQVDLSEIICAQRSPTRPCDTLQERIMITSQDPDDGNYLCVSDEEVYDDYYENFNKSYHTSRTHVAKKKSKKTFQSRYSNQTKPDKTLVNSKSKFSKPDCQRSRIFKHEEGRKPELCNQSTLFVSPTEELCWSDTDQKEKCSSYSSYCDQPESPMSTREISHSCRHDERSPQSSTSHNPGCQQVLSHEDSPFATNEDCEVYYRCESPVVFHTVHEEE, encoded by the exons ATGGAAACATTTCCAGTCAATCCAAACTTGGAACCTAAAGATGAAGTGGATACAGATATGACAAAGCAATCTTTGGAACTGCAATCAGTGCACAGATGTTCTTACACAAGTAAACGTTTGCTGAAGCTAAATACCCCTTATAGAAGATTCAAAAAACAAAACCGAAAGAGTAAATGGAGTGATGATTGTCTTGAATTAGAGTGTTCCATAGCCTCACCCAGTTATAGGCCAAAATGCATGAAAACTGTGGGCTCTTCAACTTGGACAAcagatccaaaattggctgattTGACATATAAACCAGTGACTATTGTGGGACTGTCTTTAGGTCCAACAATGATGGGAGCAAATGCACCTTTATCCCCCATGACTGTGCAGGAGGATTTCAACatttatctgaaacaaaacatgggTTCCGTTTTATTGCCACGTCTCATTCCTTCTGCTGATTGTGAAGAAACCTCATCGAAAAGTGCAAGAGAGATTGGGAATGATGTGTCCTGTTCAGAACAATTGACTGAGGAAGCAAAAAGTCATATTCAACAAGGTGAAGAACATGGATATGTTAAAATAATTGCAGGAGCTATTGTTAAAAATCAGAATGAAGAAGAAAAGGTGCAAGTTGATCTATCGgaaataatttgtgcacagcgaTCACCTACAAGACCTTGTGACACCTTGCAAGAGAGAATAATGATTACATCTCAAGATCCTGATGATGGAAACTACTTGTGTGTTTCTGATGAGGAAGTCTATGATGATTATTATGAAAACTTCAATAAATCATACCATACTTCCAGAACCCATGTTGCGAAGAAAAAGTCCAAGAAAACTTTTCAAAGTCGGTATTCAAATCAAACAAAGCCAGATAAAACTTTGGTGAATTCAAAGAGTAAATTTTCCAAGCCAGACTGTCAGAGATCaagaatatttaaacatgaagaaGGGAGAAAACCTGAGTTATGTAACCAAAGCACTCTTTTTGTTAGCCCAACTGAAGAACTGTGTTGGTCAGACACAGACCAAAAGGAGAAATGTTCCTCTTACTCCTCATATTGTGACCAACCAGAAAGTCCAATGTCAACAAGAGAAATTTCTCACAGTTGTAGACATGATGAAAGGTCCCCACAAAGTTCCACATCTCATAATCCAGGATGTCAGCAAGTATTGTCGCATGAGGATTCTCCATTTGCAACAAATGAAGACTGTGAAG TCTATTACCGATGTGAGAGTCCAGTGGTATTTCACACAGTACACGAGGAAGAATAA